In Aquiflexum balticum DSM 16537, a single genomic region encodes these proteins:
- a CDS encoding glucose 1-dehydrogenase has translation MEINQLFSLKGKVAIVTGGGNGIGKACAIMLSKAGASVAVSDLKITDAQTAADEIKAMGGKAIAVECNVTEDAHLVTLVERTKTELGGVHILVNNAGGGGGGRESPYKISVDDFAWRFKLNVYSAWRLSQLCAPLMKEGGYGSIINITSMASINISPNMSAYASSKAAMNHMTANLAMDYGVDGIRVNAVGPGATKTAALASVLTPEIESKMLAHTPIKRLGEVEDIAGAVLYFAAPVSEWISGQVIFANGGGVQTLD, from the coding sequence ATGGAAATCAATCAATTATTCAGCCTCAAAGGTAAGGTGGCCATTGTTACCGGCGGAGGCAATGGAATAGGAAAAGCCTGTGCGATCATGCTTTCAAAAGCAGGCGCTTCAGTAGCTGTAAGTGACCTCAAAATTACCGATGCCCAAACCGCCGCGGACGAAATTAAAGCCATGGGCGGGAAGGCCATTGCCGTGGAATGCAATGTGACTGAAGATGCACACTTGGTCACTTTGGTAGAAAGAACCAAAACCGAATTGGGCGGTGTCCATATTCTGGTCAACAATGCCGGCGGTGGCGGTGGCGGCCGGGAAAGCCCGTACAAAATCTCTGTCGATGATTTTGCATGGAGGTTTAAACTCAATGTGTATTCCGCATGGAGACTCTCCCAACTCTGCGCACCGCTTATGAAAGAAGGAGGATATGGCTCCATCATCAACATCACCTCTATGGCCAGCATCAACATTAGCCCCAATATGAGCGCTTATGCTTCTTCCAAAGCAGCCATGAACCACATGACCGCCAACCTCGCCATGGATTATGGAGTAGATGGCATCCGTGTCAATGCCGTCGGCCCGGGAGCTACCAAAACAGCCGCATTGGCTTCAGTGCTAACTCCGGAAATAGAGTCCAAAATGCTGGCACATACTCCGATCAAGCGTCTGGGTGAAGTGGAGGATATAGCCGGAGCAGTACTTTATTTCGCAGCCCCGGTTTCAGAGTGGATCAGCGGTCAGGTCATTTTTGCAAACGGAGGGGGGGTTCAAACTTTAGATTAA
- a CDS encoding SDR family oxidoreductase produces the protein MTAIEKLFSFEGKVIIITGAAGAIGSAAGHLFASLGANVVISDLNGEGAIKVAAEIEKESGKKTLGIKTDATDEADLENLVKTTIDKFGKISGLINNVGWGANTPIWESNAEKMVKSYLLNTVGSYNLTKLCMPYLEKEPNASVVFSGSMVGVSPSPEFIEYSTAKAGLMNMVRSMAVVSGPSVRFNTVLIGSVDNGDSTLAAGYTPEMLKALSDMFVMKRRGAPIEIAYGMMFLMSDAAQWITGIDLRIDGGGTYKSKMPTKKD, from the coding sequence ATGACAGCCATAGAAAAACTGTTTTCCTTTGAAGGAAAAGTAATCATCATCACAGGCGCTGCAGGAGCAATCGGTAGTGCTGCAGGCCATCTTTTTGCTTCCCTTGGAGCAAATGTTGTCATCTCAGACCTCAATGGAGAAGGTGCAATAAAGGTAGCTGCGGAAATCGAAAAAGAATCAGGCAAAAAGACCTTGGGCATCAAAACAGACGCTACCGACGAGGCAGACCTTGAAAATCTGGTAAAAACGACCATTGACAAATTCGGGAAAATATCAGGATTGATCAACAATGTAGGTTGGGGAGCCAATACGCCTATTTGGGAATCGAATGCTGAAAAAATGGTAAAATCCTATTTACTCAATACAGTAGGTTCTTATAATCTGACCAAACTCTGCATGCCTTATCTGGAAAAGGAACCCAATGCCTCTGTCGTATTTTCAGGATCAATGGTGGGGGTCTCCCCTTCTCCTGAATTTATTGAATACAGCACAGCAAAGGCCGGATTGATGAATATGGTCCGCAGTATGGCGGTGGTTTCCGGCCCCAGCGTAAGATTCAATACTGTCCTGATCGGATCAGTTGACAATGGCGACAGCACTTTGGCAGCAGGATACACGCCTGAAATGCTCAAAGCCCTTTCGGATATGTTTGTGATGAAACGAAGAGGAGCTCCCATAGAGATTGCTTATGGGATGATGTTTTTGATGAGTGATGCCGCCCAATGGATAACCGGAATTGACCTAAGAATTGATGGTGGAGGAACATACAAAAGTAAAATGCCTACTAAAAAAGATTAA
- a CDS encoding PCMD domain-containing protein, producing the protein MKKFESFYGLFIAISVILACHACLDEHHFGKSSLNQILYFSVPGQVGNTQIVSDSLLIRVTVGSQVNTSNLFADSIKVSSYAIVFPGKGDLVDFTKPTFYEVRAENGSVSKYRVFVTKETATPQLENSGFEDWHTPAGKNYQEPGKDENTIWASGNAGVVTLGQANVEKTEIGPGDFGAKLITRDLGPLAQLVKQGIAAGSMFTGKFQLNLSNPLSSAKFGVPFAARPKSFSITYTYVPGLVYKNGQGQVLDKKDQADIYLLLENRSGETIKRIGTAWFRSGDKVESPKEITIPIIYGNLPQGSPEYWFPTNGTIGNATDEITHISFVLASSAGGANFEGGVNSTLIVNNHRLNY; encoded by the coding sequence ATGAAAAAGTTTGAATCTTTCTACGGACTATTCATCGCCATTTCGGTGATATTAGCATGCCATGCCTGTTTGGACGAGCATCATTTTGGTAAGTCATCCCTCAACCAAATCTTATACTTCTCTGTGCCGGGACAAGTTGGAAACACACAGATCGTTTCTGACAGTCTTTTGATTAGGGTGACAGTTGGTTCCCAAGTCAATACATCCAATTTATTTGCGGACTCAATCAAGGTGAGTTCCTATGCCATAGTTTTTCCCGGAAAAGGTGATTTGGTCGACTTTACAAAGCCTACATTTTACGAAGTGAGAGCAGAGAATGGAAGTGTGTCGAAGTACCGGGTATTTGTGACCAAAGAGACTGCCACTCCCCAACTTGAAAACTCCGGATTTGAGGATTGGCATACCCCTGCAGGGAAAAATTATCAGGAACCGGGCAAAGATGAAAATACCATTTGGGCATCGGGCAATGCAGGCGTGGTCACTTTGGGTCAGGCCAATGTCGAGAAAACCGAAATCGGGCCGGGTGACTTTGGGGCCAAGTTGATCACCAGGGATTTAGGGCCGCTTGCCCAATTAGTCAAACAAGGAATCGCTGCAGGATCCATGTTCACAGGAAAATTCCAATTGAACCTTTCAAATCCATTGAGTTCAGCCAAGTTTGGAGTCCCATTCGCAGCAAGGCCGAAAAGCTTCAGTATCACCTATACTTATGTTCCGGGTTTGGTTTATAAAAATGGCCAAGGACAGGTTTTGGACAAAAAGGACCAAGCGGATATCTATCTTTTGTTGGAAAACAGAAGTGGGGAAACCATCAAAAGGATCGGAACGGCTTGGTTCAGATCCGGAGACAAAGTGGAGAGTCCCAAAGAAATCACCATTCCCATCATCTACGGCAATTTACCTCAAGGCTCTCCAGAATATTGGTTTCCCACCAATGGCACGATTGGCAATGCCACAGATGAAATCACGCACATCAGCTTTGTCCTGGCATCAAGTGCAGGAGGTGCAAACTTTGAAGGAGGGGTTAACAGCACTTTGATTGTCAATAACCACAGATTGAATTATTAA
- a CDS encoding TetR/AcrR family transcriptional regulator — MTKKKLTKGEKTRESILNEARRVFNEDGIFLTLSAISKKIGITSGGITNHFPTKEHLFVGLSEQYENELNELTSGFQFDAALDFKKLTDFFSKVIDIQYKHRSVILFFSVMHQSQTVMMGQLLKTWLNRQDRLKLLASTLVSIGLLKENILEPKEFAVFRFQYVNLFTTWIVSYSLYDSDASYESMKPIYLEGVLRVFEKYLTEKGRAQMSFITLI; from the coding sequence ATGACCAAAAAGAAGCTAACTAAAGGAGAAAAAACCAGGGAATCCATACTTAATGAAGCAAGAAGGGTGTTTAATGAAGATGGAATTTTTTTAACCTTAAGTGCCATATCAAAAAAAATCGGAATCACCTCAGGCGGAATAACCAACCACTTTCCTACTAAAGAACACCTCTTTGTAGGCTTATCCGAACAATATGAAAATGAATTGAATGAATTGACTTCTGGATTTCAATTTGATGCAGCATTGGATTTCAAGAAATTGACAGATTTTTTTTCGAAGGTGATTGATATTCAATACAAACATCGTTCAGTAATTCTGTTTTTTTCAGTAATGCATCAGTCGCAAACAGTTATGATGGGACAGTTGCTGAAAACTTGGCTCAATCGTCAAGATAGATTAAAGCTCTTGGCAAGTACTTTGGTTAGCATAGGTTTGTTAAAAGAAAATATTCTTGAACCCAAAGAGTTTGCAGTTTTTAGGTTTCAGTATGTCAACCTTTTTACAACATGGATTGTGTCCTATTCTTTGTATGATTCTGACGCAAGTTATGAATCGATGAAACCCATCTATTTGGAGGGAGTTTTGAGAGTTTTTGAAAAATATCTTACTGAGAAAGGGCGGGCACAAATGTCGTTCATTACCTTGATTTAG
- a CDS encoding TonB-dependent receptor domain-containing protein, whose product MKPLKSILSKGLFICSLLLSSFVYGQKISSFQILDQLSKEPIIGLYYQYGSEVGITDDNGKVHIQFSANQEIQFSHINYGKWKLTPREIEEAIRDGSYLRSGLFVNLQPVSVISLKMTDEKDQKILISDQERLHHDAGAILNLNPVVNGIRKSGSFAFDPVMRGFKYDQLNIVIDGLQSANAACPNRMDPPTSQIALNRIKQIEILKGPHALRYGIGLGGTINFLQEDPNFSAHNNVYGRLSSMYETNGNVIRNEARVGFSGEAYDLGVMGSWSKGTDYKDGNGEIVPANFTRGTVGVYGDFRLSKNDLLKVTVNRNFARDVDFPTLGMDLRSDDTWMGSVSHTKSFQNRKLQSWTSSGFFTSVDHLMDNMLRELNPRMMNSRTPANTQNYGARTEGLWKLGQGKIYAGGDFRSESAQGIREREFLMGPMVGRTIFDNAWQDSKIQKVGTFVTYHVPLGEFVLTAAGRLDFNQAVANETEPEFENINAESKVNQLNPGLSMGLKRDFFKDFNFGIWLARVQRSGSLTERFINYFPVGMDPYEMLGNTSLKPETNNQVDMVLGYEKEGIQMEFSAFAAYLNDYITAEKTELSPVIPSSPGVRQFVNVDRALKTGFEFSASQYLGYGVQHQLAMAYTYGQNLSLSEALPEIAPMDIRYSLIGNHLDNKLHSAIRLRHVIGQDRVSDSFGELSTPRFSLIDVDVSYKLSDNLAIKAGAQNLLDQAYYEHLNRPIGPERKPLYSPGRNFFLMLSVKLP is encoded by the coding sequence ATGAAACCCTTGAAATCCATCTTATCAAAAGGATTATTTATATGCAGTTTGTTGTTAAGTTCATTTGTTTATGGACAGAAAATTTCCTCGTTTCAGATCTTGGACCAATTGAGCAAAGAGCCTATTATCGGCCTATATTATCAATATGGAAGTGAAGTTGGAATTACTGATGACAATGGGAAAGTTCATATTCAGTTCTCTGCGAACCAAGAAATACAATTTAGTCACATCAATTACGGTAAATGGAAACTGACCCCCCGGGAGATTGAAGAAGCCATAAGAGATGGAAGTTATTTGAGAAGCGGTTTATTTGTAAATCTCCAACCTGTTTCTGTGATTTCTTTGAAAATGACAGATGAAAAAGATCAAAAAATCCTGATTTCAGATCAGGAACGGTTGCACCATGATGCAGGTGCGATTCTCAATCTCAATCCGGTGGTCAATGGTATCAGAAAAAGTGGATCTTTTGCATTTGACCCGGTTATGCGGGGCTTCAAATATGATCAGTTGAACATAGTTATTGATGGACTTCAATCAGCCAATGCGGCTTGTCCCAATAGGATGGATCCCCCAACTTCCCAAATTGCTTTGAACCGGATCAAGCAAATTGAAATACTAAAAGGCCCTCATGCCTTGCGCTATGGCATTGGCTTGGGTGGTACGATCAATTTTTTGCAGGAAGATCCTAATTTCTCCGCTCATAATAATGTTTACGGAAGGTTGTCCAGCATGTATGAGACCAATGGCAATGTGATCAGAAATGAAGCTAGGGTGGGTTTTTCAGGGGAAGCTTATGATCTTGGTGTAATGGGATCCTGGTCTAAGGGGACTGACTACAAAGACGGCAATGGAGAAATTGTTCCAGCTAATTTCACGAGAGGAACAGTTGGAGTCTACGGGGATTTCAGATTAAGTAAAAATGATTTGCTTAAAGTTACGGTCAATAGGAATTTTGCCAGAGATGTGGATTTTCCCACCTTGGGAATGGATCTTCGATCAGATGATACTTGGATGGGTTCGGTCAGTCATACAAAATCATTCCAAAATAGAAAGCTTCAATCTTGGACTAGTTCCGGTTTTTTTACAAGTGTCGACCACTTGATGGACAATATGTTGAGAGAATTAAATCCAAGAATGATGAATTCCCGTACACCTGCGAATACCCAAAATTATGGTGCAAGGACCGAAGGTTTATGGAAACTTGGCCAAGGGAAGATATATGCAGGAGGAGACTTCAGGTCTGAGTCTGCACAAGGCATCAGGGAAAGGGAATTTTTGATGGGACCAATGGTTGGTAGAACAATTTTTGACAATGCATGGCAGGATTCTAAAATTCAAAAAGTAGGCACCTTTGTCACTTACCATGTACCGCTTGGAGAGTTTGTTTTAACTGCTGCGGGAAGATTGGATTTTAATCAGGCTGTGGCAAATGAAACTGAACCTGAGTTTGAAAACATCAATGCAGAAAGTAAGGTGAACCAATTGAATCCGGGTCTGTCAATGGGTTTGAAACGGGATTTTTTCAAAGACTTTAATTTCGGAATTTGGTTGGCAAGGGTACAGAGAAGCGGTAGCCTTACTGAAAGGTTTATCAACTATTTTCCTGTAGGGATGGATCCTTATGAAATGCTGGGTAATACCAGTTTGAAACCTGAGACCAACAACCAAGTCGACATGGTATTGGGATATGAAAAAGAAGGAATACAGATGGAATTCAGTGCATTTGCCGCTTACCTTAATGATTACATTACTGCAGAAAAGACTGAACTTTCGCCTGTAATACCAAGCAGTCCCGGGGTAAGACAGTTTGTTAATGTGGATAGGGCATTAAAGACAGGATTTGAATTTTCTGCAAGCCAATACTTAGGCTATGGAGTTCAACATCAGTTGGCAATGGCATATACCTATGGGCAAAACCTAAGCCTCTCTGAAGCTTTGCCGGAGATAGCGCCTATGGATATCAGGTATTCGCTGATTGGCAATCATTTAGACAACAAACTTCATTCAGCTATTCGATTGAGACATGTCATAGGGCAGGACAGGGTTTCGGATAGTTTTGGAGAGTTGTCCACCCCAAGATTTTCCTTGATTGATGTTGATGTTTCTTACAAATTATCCGATAATTTGGCCATCAAAGCCGGAGCTCAAAATCTTCTGGACCAAGCCTACTATGAGCATCTAAACAGGCCTATTGGTCCGGAAAGAAAACCTTTGTATTCTCCTGGAAGGAATTTCTTTTTGATGCTGAGCGTGAAGTTACCTTAA
- a CDS encoding ribonucleoside triphosphate reductase — protein sequence MDQFVIKRNGEYAPFERFKIEDALIKAFQSVHQPYQAIAFKKVLQQLEPKTTWSVEEIQDIIEKALYGFGYFDVMRSFMLYRHTRKMQREHVAGLNEDTTYVDSTQTIEEYIHQTDWRINANANTSYSNAGLVNNVAGKIIANYWLDKVYSKEEGYAHRNGDIHIHDLDCLTGYCAGWSLRVLLNEGFNGVRGRVESKPPSHFREALGQMANFLGILQSEWAGAQAFSSFDTYLAPYVFKDQLSQKDVEKAIRSFVYNLNVPARWGQSPFTNITLDWVVPEDLQDQIPTKNDLHLFKSIQDENLLSITRTRGVNKLEDLSYKYFQKEMNMINKAYYTIMTEGDANGQPFTFPIPTVNITEDFDWYGENTDLLFENTAKIGSSYFQNFIGSQYTYDENGNKVENPNAYKPNAVRSMCCRLQLDLRELLKRGNGLFGSAEMTGSIGVVTINMARLGYIYKGNLEGLYQRLDHLLEIAKSTLEKKRQFIQEMYDRGLFPYTKRYLAHFRNHFSTIGVNGINEMILNFTDGTDDLTHDSGQNLAAEILEYIREKMKVFQEATGNLYNLEATPAEGTTYRFAKEDKKRFPDIIQAGMEENIYYTNSSQIPVDHTDDPFEALMLQDELQCKYTGGTVLHLYMREKVSSPEACRNLVKKVLSNFKLPYITVTPVFSICPVHGYLNGEHEYCPKCDEILLNNLNQNHHENAN from the coding sequence ATGGACCAATTTGTCATCAAAAGAAATGGTGAATATGCACCATTTGAACGTTTTAAAATTGAAGATGCATTAATAAAGGCATTTCAAAGTGTACATCAACCTTATCAGGCCATCGCATTTAAAAAAGTACTCCAGCAACTAGAACCCAAAACTACCTGGTCAGTAGAGGAGATTCAGGATATCATTGAAAAAGCACTATATGGATTTGGGTATTTTGATGTTATGCGATCCTTTATGCTTTATAGGCATACCCGCAAAATGCAACGGGAACATGTCGCGGGACTCAATGAGGATACTACCTATGTGGATAGCACCCAAACCATAGAGGAATACATCCACCAAACAGACTGGCGCATTAATGCCAATGCCAATACTTCCTACTCCAATGCTGGATTGGTAAATAATGTGGCAGGAAAAATTATCGCAAACTATTGGTTGGATAAAGTATACAGCAAGGAGGAAGGGTATGCCCATCGTAATGGTGATATCCATATCCATGACCTAGACTGCCTGACCGGATATTGTGCCGGCTGGTCATTAAGAGTATTGCTGAATGAAGGTTTCAATGGTGTCCGTGGACGGGTGGAAAGCAAACCTCCCTCCCACTTCAGGGAGGCTTTAGGTCAGATGGCTAATTTCTTGGGGATTCTTCAAAGTGAATGGGCAGGTGCACAGGCTTTCAGTTCCTTTGACACTTATCTTGCCCCTTATGTATTCAAAGACCAACTTTCCCAAAAAGATGTTGAAAAAGCCATCCGTTCTTTTGTATACAACCTCAATGTCCCTGCAAGGTGGGGCCAGTCACCATTTACTAACATTACTTTGGATTGGGTTGTCCCTGAAGATCTTCAAGATCAGATTCCTACAAAAAATGATCTCCATTTATTCAAGTCAATCCAAGATGAAAATCTACTGAGTATAACCAGAACAAGAGGTGTAAACAAACTGGAAGATTTGAGTTACAAGTATTTCCAAAAGGAAATGAACATGATCAACAAGGCTTACTATACCATCATGACAGAAGGGGATGCCAATGGACAGCCATTCACCTTTCCCATTCCTACAGTCAATATCACCGAGGATTTTGATTGGTATGGTGAAAATACTGACCTGCTTTTTGAAAATACTGCCAAAATCGGCTCTTCGTATTTTCAAAACTTCATCGGAAGTCAATATACCTATGATGAAAATGGAAATAAAGTAGAAAACCCGAATGCCTACAAACCTAATGCTGTGCGCAGCATGTGCTGCAGGCTTCAATTGGACTTGAGAGAACTCCTGAAGCGCGGCAATGGGCTTTTTGGATCGGCAGAGATGACCGGAAGTATTGGTGTGGTCACCATCAACATGGCCAGGCTTGGCTATATTTATAAAGGTAACCTTGAGGGATTATATCAGCGATTGGATCACTTATTGGAGATTGCCAAATCCACATTGGAAAAGAAGCGACAATTTATCCAAGAGATGTATGACAGGGGACTTTTCCCTTATACCAAAAGATACCTTGCCCATTTCCGAAATCACTTCAGCACCATCGGTGTCAACGGCATCAATGAAATGATCCTCAACTTTACTGATGGAACTGATGATCTCACCCATGATTCCGGTCAAAATTTGGCTGCTGAAATCCTGGAATACATCAGAGAGAAAATGAAAGTTTTTCAGGAGGCAACTGGAAATCTTTACAATCTCGAAGCTACTCCCGCCGAAGGCACTACCTACAGATTTGCCAAAGAAGATAAAAAACGATTCCCGGACATCATTCAGGCTGGTATGGAAGAAAACATTTACTACACCAACTCTTCCCAGATTCCTGTTGACCATACAGATGACCCATTTGAAGCCTTAATGCTTCAGGATGAACTCCAATGCAAATATACCGGGGGTACGGTACTCCACCTTTACATGCGGGAAAAGGTATCCTCTCCTGAGGCTTGCCGCAATTTGGTGAAAAAGGTACTGTCCAATTTTAAGCTGCCATATATCACAGTCACTCCAGTATTCAGCATTTGTCCTGTTCACGGATACCTGAATGGAGAACATGAATACTGTCCAAAATGCGATGAAATTCTTTTAAATAATTTAAACCAAAACCATCATGAAAATGCTAACTGA
- the nrdD gene encoding anaerobic ribonucleoside-triphosphate reductase: MKMLTEIKEPQTENQLAKHESKRTKCLVYTRVMGYHRPVESFNIGKKGEHKQRTHFQE; encoded by the coding sequence ATGAAAATGCTAACTGAAATCAAAGAACCTCAAACAGAAAACCAACTTGCCAAACATGAAAGTAAAAGAACCAAATGCCTTGTTTATACAAGAGTGATGGGATACCACAGACCCGTGGAAAGTTTCAATATCGGCAAAAAAGGAGAGCATAAACAGAGAACCCATTTCCAAGAATAA
- a CDS encoding anaerobic ribonucleoside-triphosphate reductase activating protein, producing the protein MVKKPIYSITPFTLLDYPDHTACILWFAGCNMRCGYCYNPEIVTGKGKVSFEEVLSFLQKRKNLLDGVVFSGGECTMHQDLPWYASEVKSLGMKVKIDTNGSRPHVLENLIYGNLVDYIALDFKALPQDFDKITKSDFFDQFKESLEVLLGCQVPFEVRTTVHSELISKEKISEMAAFLRDQGYKGKYFLQHFVGEKETINTLPHSKKPNFAITDYPELGIVWRN; encoded by the coding sequence ATGGTCAAAAAGCCCATTTACAGTATAACCCCATTTACCCTGTTGGATTATCCAGATCATACAGCCTGCATCCTTTGGTTTGCGGGCTGTAATATGCGTTGTGGCTATTGCTACAATCCTGAAATCGTCACTGGCAAAGGAAAGGTGAGTTTTGAAGAAGTGCTCAGTTTTTTACAAAAAAGAAAAAATCTACTCGATGGAGTTGTCTTCAGTGGTGGAGAATGTACCATGCACCAAGATTTGCCTTGGTATGCTTCGGAAGTGAAGAGTCTGGGCATGAAAGTCAAAATCGACACTAATGGAAGCAGACCGCATGTGTTGGAAAATCTGATTTATGGGAACCTGGTGGACTATATTGCCCTAGACTTCAAAGCACTCCCACAAGACTTTGATAAAATAACCAAATCTGATTTTTTTGATCAATTCAAAGAAAGTTTGGAGGTGCTTTTGGGTTGTCAAGTGCCTTTTGAAGTGAGGACTACTGTTCACTCTGAATTGATCAGCAAAGAAAAAATTTCGGAAATGGCTGCTTTCCTACGTGACCAAGGCTATAAAGGCAAATACTTTCTACAACACTTTGTAGGCGAAAAAGAAACAATCAATACATTACCTCATAGCAAAAAGCCGAACTTTGCAATCACAGATTATCCTGAATTAGGTATAGTCTGGCGAAACTGA
- a CDS encoding GxxExxY protein gives MTFFYEREKMYDVAYKTVILPHKFFADFVVFDSVILEVKAKNAIANEDMAQTINYLKCSDCGVGLILNFGKAKLDIKRVLF, from the coding sequence ATGACATTTTTTTATGAAAGGGAAAAAATGTATGATGTGGCCTACAAGACAGTGATTTTGCCCCATAAGTTTTTTGCGGACTTTGTTGTTTTTGATTCTGTTATTCTGGAAGTCAAAGCCAAAAATGCAATTGCCAATGAAGATATGGCTCAAACTATCAATTACTTGAAATGCTCTGACTGTGGTGTAGGCTTGATCCTTAACTTTGGGAAAGCAAAATTGGATATAAAAAGAGTATTGTTTTGA
- a CDS encoding GxxExxY protein gives MEIKQEFFPLAGETEIIIGLAIEMHKTLGMGFLEVVYKDALEYEFNRNDIFL, from the coding sequence ATGGAAATTAAGCAAGAATTTTTCCCTCTAGCTGGGGAAACTGAAATCATTATTGGATTGGCAATCGAAATGCATAAGACATTGGGTATGGGATTTTTGGAGGTTGTATACAAGGATGCATTGGAGTATGAATTTAACAGGAATGACATTTTTTTATGA